A part of Gramella sp. MAR_2010_147 genomic DNA contains:
- a CDS encoding VWA domain-containing protein — protein sequence MFANFTFENPEFFWLFLLLPLAIAWYFWKRNKQTPELKISSTKGFKTKPGILPKLRPLLFLLRLLTLSLIITAMTRPRTVDVSTQTSSTQGIDIVMAIDVSASMLARDLQPNRLDATKNVAEEFIQDRPGDRIGLVVYAGESFTKTPITSDKAIVLDALEDIEYNNVLENGTAIGSGLATAVNRIKDSEAESKVIILLTDGVNNAGFIDPNTASELAVEFGIKVYTIGVGSNGMALSPVRVTPTGRIQFGNVQVEIDEDLLKEIAAATGGKYFRATNNEKLEEIYSEIDSLEKTEIEEFRYYNYDEKYRPLVLLAGGLLLFEVLLRLTIFRGFI from the coding sequence ATGTTTGCAAATTTTACATTTGAAAACCCGGAATTCTTCTGGCTATTTTTGCTGCTTCCGCTGGCAATAGCCTGGTATTTCTGGAAACGAAACAAGCAAACACCAGAATTAAAGATCTCAAGTACTAAAGGCTTTAAAACAAAACCTGGGATTCTTCCAAAACTAAGACCTTTACTGTTCCTGCTAAGGTTGCTAACGCTTTCATTAATAATAACGGCGATGACGAGACCAAGGACAGTAGATGTTTCAACACAAACCAGTAGTACGCAGGGAATAGATATTGTGATGGCGATAGATGTTTCTGCAAGTATGCTTGCGCGGGATCTGCAACCAAATCGTCTTGATGCCACAAAGAATGTAGCTGAAGAGTTTATTCAGGATCGGCCCGGAGACCGGATTGGATTAGTGGTTTACGCCGGAGAAAGCTTTACCAAAACACCAATTACAAGTGACAAAGCGATAGTTCTGGATGCTCTGGAAGATATCGAGTACAATAATGTCCTTGAAAACGGTACTGCTATAGGCTCCGGACTTGCAACGGCAGTAAATAGAATTAAAGATAGCGAGGCAGAGAGCAAGGTGATCATACTGCTTACAGACGGGGTAAATAATGCCGGATTTATAGATCCAAATACGGCGAGTGAACTTGCGGTTGAATTTGGCATAAAAGTGTATACCATTGGAGTGGGAAGTAATGGAATGGCTTTGTCTCCAGTTAGGGTTACCCCAACTGGAAGGATTCAGTTCGGGAACGTTCAGGTGGAAATAGATGAAGATTTGCTAAAGGAAATTGCTGCGGCTACCGGAGGGAAATACTTCAGGGCTACCAATAATGAAAAGCTGGAAGAAATTTATTCTGAAATTGATTCGCTTGAAAAAACGGAGATTGAAGAATTCAGATATTACAATTACGATGAGAAATACCGCCCGTTAGTTCTACTGGCCGGTGGTCTATTATTGTTCGAAGTGCTTTTAAGACTCACAATTTTTAGAGGATTTATATAA
- a CDS encoding DUF58 domain-containing protein: protein MDTKELLKKVRKIEIKTRRLSDHVFGGEYHSTFKGRGMTFSEVRAYQFGDDVRSIDWNVTARYNEPFVKVFEEERELTMMLMVDVSGSEMFGTQQQLKKEVITEIAATLAFSATNNNDKIGLMLFTDQIELYIPPKKGRSHVLRIIRELLEFKPVNKNTDIKAALKYLSNVMKKKAIVFLLSDFMADEYQHTLKIAAGKHDVTGIRVFDKMEETIPNLGMVQMLDEETGEYMMVNTGSKSVRRSYSKYYNDRLNYFHQSFSLSGAGVINNRTDESYVKKLLGYFKRRA from the coding sequence ATGGATACAAAAGAACTCCTTAAGAAAGTTAGAAAGATAGAAATTAAAACTCGCAGACTGAGCGATCACGTCTTTGGCGGGGAATATCATTCTACATTTAAAGGGAGGGGGATGACCTTTAGTGAAGTTCGTGCTTATCAATTTGGAGATGATGTGAGAAGTATAGACTGGAATGTCACTGCCCGTTATAATGAACCTTTTGTAAAGGTTTTTGAGGAAGAAAGAGAGCTCACCATGATGTTGATGGTAGATGTTTCTGGTTCGGAAATGTTCGGGACACAGCAGCAGCTAAAAAAAGAAGTCATTACTGAGATCGCTGCTACCCTGGCGTTTTCAGCGACGAATAACAACGATAAGATTGGATTGATGCTGTTTACAGATCAGATAGAACTATATATTCCGCCGAAAAAGGGAAGATCTCACGTATTAAGAATTATCAGAGAATTACTGGAATTTAAGCCGGTGAATAAAAATACAGATATTAAAGCCGCATTAAAATACCTATCTAATGTTATGAAGAAAAAAGCGATCGTCTTTTTGCTTTCAGATTTTATGGCAGACGAATATCAACATACCCTCAAGATCGCTGCGGGTAAACATGATGTGACCGGGATAAGGGTTTTTGATAAAATGGAAGAAACTATTCCAAATCTGGGGATGGTTCAAATGCTGGATGAAGAGACCGGAGAATATATGATGGTAAATACCGGTTCAAAGTCTGTGAGAAGATCTTATTCAAAGTATTATAATGACCGGTTAAATTACTTTCACCAGAGTTTTTCGCTAAGCGGTGCCGGAGTGATTAATAATCGCACCGATGAGAGTTATGTAAAAAAATTACTGGGCTATTTTAAAAGAAGAGCTTAA
- a CDS encoding VWA domain-containing protein, producing MFVLEEKIWFWLLLVIPVIALLFLIFIFWQNSTRKKFADNKLLKFLAPNRSRSKPVIKIVLVLLALASLVIALVNPKMGTKMETVKREGVDIVFAIDVSKSMDAEDIAPNRLEKSKQLVSQILNSLGSDRVGIIAYAGGAYPQLPITTDFSAAKMFLQALNTDMISSQGTAISDAIELATTYYDDDKQTNRVLFILSDGEDHEGNVEDIAEQAAEKGIRIFTIGVGTEKGGPIPIKRNGVVQNYKKDRQGETVITKLNPATLQEIANVTDGSYIEGNVTGNVVDRVNEELLNIEKTEFEAKQFADFKSHFQWFLALGLALLFLDIFILERSTAWLKRLNLFNERKRKGTKADED from the coding sequence ATGTTTGTATTAGAAGAAAAAATATGGTTTTGGTTATTACTGGTAATTCCAGTGATCGCCCTGTTATTTCTGATCTTTATTTTCTGGCAGAATAGTACCAGGAAAAAGTTTGCAGACAATAAGTTACTTAAGTTTCTTGCGCCAAACAGATCAAGATCAAAACCTGTTATAAAGATAGTGCTTGTTCTTCTTGCGTTAGCCAGTCTGGTAATTGCGCTGGTAAATCCCAAGATGGGAACTAAAATGGAAACGGTAAAGCGTGAAGGTGTAGATATTGTTTTTGCCATAGACGTTTCAAAGAGTATGGATGCTGAAGATATTGCTCCTAATCGCCTGGAGAAATCTAAGCAATTGGTAAGTCAGATCCTCAACTCTTTAGGAAGTGACCGGGTTGGTATTATTGCTTATGCAGGAGGAGCCTATCCTCAATTGCCGATAACTACAGATTTTTCAGCAGCAAAAATGTTTCTGCAGGCATTGAATACCGATATGATCTCTTCACAGGGAACAGCGATAAGTGATGCCATAGAACTGGCAACCACTTATTACGATGACGATAAGCAGACTAATAGAGTGTTGTTTATTCTAAGTGACGGGGAAGATCATGAAGGAAATGTAGAAGACATTGCAGAGCAGGCAGCTGAAAAAGGAATTCGTATTTTTACCATTGGAGTAGGTACCGAAAAAGGAGGGCCTATTCCTATTAAGAGGAACGGTGTCGTTCAGAATTATAAGAAAGACAGGCAGGGAGAAACGGTGATCACAAAATTGAATCCGGCAACGCTGCAGGAGATCGCAAATGTTACCGATGGGAGTTATATTGAAGGAAATGTGACCGGCAACGTGGTAGATCGTGTGAATGAAGAATTACTGAACATTGAAAAGACTGAATTTGAAGCAAAGCAGTTTGCCGACTTTAAATCTCATTTTCAATGGTTTCTGGCATTAGGTTTGGCATTATTATTTCTTGATATTTTTATACTGGAGCGAAGCACCGCCTGGTTAAAAAGACTGAACCTGTTCAACGAAAGAAAAAGAAAAGGAACGAAAGCAGATGAAGATTAA
- a CDS encoding MoxR family ATPase: MMENDSSVDITSINEKIEKESAFVDLLTREMNKVIVGQKHMVERLLIGLLGQGHILLEGVPGLAKTLAINTLSQAVHGSFSRIQFTPDLLPADVVGTLIYNMKVSDFSIKKGPIFANFVLADEINRAPAKVQSALLEAMQEKQVTIGDETFKLDRPFLVMATQNPVEQEGTYPLPEAQVDRFMLKTVIKYPQMAEEQLIIRANLKGGFEKVNPVVDLEQILRAQAAVREVYMDEKIEKYILDLVFATRTPEKYNLEDIKPLISFGASPRGSINLAIASKCYAFIKRRGYVVPEDVRAVVHDVLRHRIGITYEAEAENITSEDLINKIVNEIEVP; the protein is encoded by the coding sequence ATGATGGAAAACGATTCATCTGTTGATATTACCAGTATTAACGAAAAAATTGAAAAAGAGAGTGCTTTTGTAGACCTGCTCACCCGCGAAATGAATAAGGTGATCGTTGGTCAGAAACATATGGTAGAACGCCTGCTAATAGGGCTTCTTGGTCAGGGTCATATCTTGCTGGAAGGTGTGCCGGGACTTGCAAAAACCCTTGCTATTAATACGCTTTCACAGGCCGTTCACGGTAGTTTTAGCAGAATTCAGTTCACCCCAGATCTATTGCCGGCAGATGTTGTTGGTACTTTAATATATAATATGAAAGTGAGCGATTTCAGTATCAAAAAAGGACCGATTTTCGCCAATTTCGTATTAGCAGATGAGATTAACCGTGCTCCTGCCAAGGTGCAATCAGCATTATTGGAGGCAATGCAGGAAAAGCAGGTGACCATTGGCGATGAAACCTTTAAACTGGACAGGCCTTTCTTGGTAATGGCCACTCAAAACCCGGTAGAGCAGGAAGGAACTTATCCTCTGCCAGAAGCGCAGGTAGACCGTTTTATGCTGAAAACAGTGATTAAATATCCTCAAATGGCCGAGGAACAGCTTATCATCAGGGCGAATCTTAAAGGTGGGTTTGAAAAAGTGAATCCGGTGGTAGATCTTGAGCAAATTCTTCGAGCACAAGCTGCCGTTCGGGAAGTGTATATGGATGAAAAGATCGAAAAATATATTCTGGATCTGGTTTTTGCTACTCGTACCCCGGAAAAATATAATCTGGAAGATATTAAACCATTAATTAGTTTTGGCGCTTCCCCAAGGGGAAGTATCAACCTTGCTATCGCTTCAAAATGCTATGCTTTTATAAAACGCCGTGGATATGTAGTGCCTGAAGATGTTAGAGCCGTAGTTCACGATGTACTGCGCCATAGAATTGGTATTACCTACGAAGCCGAAGCCGAAAATATCACTTCAGAAGATCTTATCAATAAGATCGTAAACGAGATTGAAGTACCGTAA
- a CDS encoding DUF4382 domain-containing protein, protein MRYLKNGTLKSLMIATFISLGLASCSEDDSSEATTGGTANMTVRMTDAPGDYDEVNIDVQDVQIKVEADADAEVDADGWVSLSGVQTGVYDLLELTGGISQLLADSEVPAGYVSQMRLVLGTENTVVVNGESKPLNTPSAQQSGLKLQLNKELEAGENYAFLLDFDVEESIVAQGNGGYNLKPVIRLSAEADAGMVIGSVVIPATIETNVQSLVKLSDGSVTISAYTNTEGDFALNGVPAGTYDLQVIPEASSGLTVFALTDIEVKPNETTDLGELEL, encoded by the coding sequence ATGAGATATTTGAAAAATGGAACTTTAAAGAGTTTAATGATCGCAACATTCATTTCGTTGGGATTGGCAAGTTGCAGTGAGGATGATTCAAGTGAAGCAACCACCGGGGGAACTGCAAATATGACGGTAAGAATGACCGATGCTCCTGGAGATTATGATGAAGTAAATATTGACGTCCAGGATGTACAGATTAAAGTGGAAGCTGATGCAGATGCTGAAGTTGATGCTGATGGATGGGTAAGCCTTAGTGGAGTACAAACCGGAGTTTATGATTTACTGGAACTAACCGGAGGGATTTCTCAACTTTTAGCTGATTCTGAAGTACCTGCAGGATATGTTAGCCAGATGAGACTGGTATTGGGTACTGAAAATACGGTAGTGGTAAATGGTGAATCAAAGCCCTTGAATACTCCTAGTGCGCAACAATCTGGTTTAAAATTGCAATTAAATAAGGAATTAGAAGCAGGTGAAAACTATGCTTTTCTTCTTGATTTTGATGTGGAAGAATCTATCGTAGCTCAGGGAAATGGTGGATATAATCTAAAACCAGTGATTAGATTAAGCGCTGAAGCCGATGCTGGAATGGTAATAGGTAGCGTTGTAATTCCTGCAACTATTGAAACTAATGTTCAGAGTCTTGTGAAGTTGAGTGACGGAAGTGTTACTATTTCTGCTTACACTAATACAGAAGGTGATTTTGCACTAAACGGTGTACCTGCAGGAACCTATGATCTACAGGTGATTCCTGAAGCTTCTTCTGGTCTTACTGTTTTCGCCCTGACCGATATTGAGGTGAAACCAAACGAGACAACAGATCTTGGAGAACTGGAACTTTAG
- a CDS encoding BatD family protein produces the protein MYRIYDRTYLKFNISGGLGFLFFMCLLFSFSEVSGQSRVSASIDSTTIKIGEQIKYKIEVQTDPGDLVVFPEGETFSPLEMVESLEPDTIRKNGNYRLLKEYFLTQFDSGKYVIPGQEILIKNSSYFTDSIAIEVNDVVVDTTKQKLYPIKASVEVDAGFSIPDWVWWLLGIFLIAGIVAFLIIRKKKKDTQEPELPPYEEAMAELQKLDNSHLLENREIKEYYSQLSFAVRKYLDRKIYDHGLERTTNELILYLRAQKDAGKLKLTDGTISDFERILQRADLAKFARSKPDVITAKEDRSRTKHIIDDLRASVPEPTREELLQDEAFLQEQARKRKKKRIIIGIVAGIVVIVLGITALIATKGYTYVKDTYLGHPTKELLEGEWIRSEYGNPSVAVTTPRVLKRGEIEMPQEVQQMMVGSETFIYGSLLSNYYTTLSTIKFKGEVQFDLKKAVDGIYTSLEGQGARNIVMKQEDFTTLNGAKGLKVFGTLDAENPVTGESIPNEYVILNFAEKGGFEQIMVIFNENDQYAKEISERIINSVEINNLNE, from the coding sequence ATGTATAGAATTTACGATAGAACATACTTAAAATTCAATATCTCAGGAGGCCTGGGATTTCTGTTTTTTATGTGCCTGCTATTTTCTTTTTCCGAAGTTTCAGGACAATCCAGAGTGTCTGCTTCCATAGATTCTACTACAATAAAAATTGGCGAGCAGATAAAATATAAGATAGAAGTGCAAACAGATCCTGGGGACCTGGTGGTTTTTCCTGAAGGAGAAACTTTTTCCCCTCTGGAAATGGTAGAATCCCTGGAGCCGGATACAATAAGAAAAAACGGTAATTACAGATTGCTTAAGGAATATTTTCTAACCCAGTTCGATTCAGGAAAATATGTGATTCCAGGTCAGGAAATCTTAATAAAAAACAGTTCTTATTTCACAGATTCTATTGCCATTGAGGTAAATGATGTAGTAGTAGATACTACAAAACAGAAACTTTATCCTATCAAAGCCTCTGTAGAGGTGGATGCCGGTTTTAGTATTCCAGATTGGGTTTGGTGGCTGCTTGGGATCTTTTTGATTGCCGGAATTGTCGCTTTTTTAATTATAAGAAAAAAGAAAAAAGATACTCAGGAACCAGAATTACCTCCTTATGAAGAGGCCATGGCTGAACTCCAGAAGTTAGATAACTCGCACCTGCTTGAAAACAGGGAGATTAAAGAATATTATTCTCAACTGAGTTTTGCTGTTAGGAAATACCTGGATAGAAAAATATACGATCATGGTCTTGAAAGAACCACGAATGAGCTGATTCTTTATTTGCGCGCCCAGAAAGATGCAGGTAAATTAAAACTGACCGATGGAACCATCAGTGATTTTGAAAGAATTTTACAAAGAGCCGATCTTGCCAAGTTTGCCAGATCGAAACCAGATGTGATCACTGCCAAGGAAGATCGTTCCAGAACAAAACATATTATTGATGATCTTCGGGCTTCTGTCCCTGAACCTACACGGGAAGAATTACTTCAGGATGAAGCTTTTCTTCAGGAACAGGCCAGAAAGCGAAAAAAGAAACGCATCATCATTGGAATTGTAGCCGGGATTGTGGTCATAGTGCTGGGAATTACTGCTCTTATTGCCACAAAAGGCTATACCTATGTAAAAGATACTTATTTAGGCCATCCTACAAAAGAATTGCTGGAAGGCGAATGGATTAGAAGTGAATATGGAAATCCTAGTGTTGCGGTTACGACCCCAAGAGTACTTAAACGTGGAGAAATTGAAATGCCGCAGGAAGTACAACAGATGATGGTAGGATCTGAAACTTTTATCTATGGAAGCTTATTAAGTAATTATTACACCACCCTGAGTACGATCAAGTTTAAAGGAGAGGTACAATTCGACCTTAAAAAAGCGGTAGATGGTATTTATACCAGTCTGGAGGGGCAGGGAGCGAGAAATATTGTAATGAAACAGGAAGATTTCACTACGCTTAATGGAGCTAAAGGTTTAAAAGTTTTTGGAACTCTGGATGCAGAAAATCCTGTGACCGGAGAATCTATTCCTAATGAATATGTAATTCTGAATTTCGCCGAGAAAGGTGGTTTTGAGCAGATCATGGTAATATTTAATGAAAATGATCAATATGCAAAAGAGATTTCAGAGCGGATCATCAACTCGGTAGAAATAAATAATTTGAACGAATAA
- a CDS encoding BatD family protein gives MKLRYLILSFLLFASGLIQAQVRFEAKVSREKLGINERLRVDFEMNEDGDNFNPPSFNDFTVVGGPNQKISTSILNGKMAYSKTYSFYLQPKKRGRLTIGQAEIVIDDKTYKTSPLSVEITAAVDKPTDGDSSEMIAEDNLHLVAEVSKASPYLNEALTVVYKLYVSPRVSVSNWRELDSPKYNDFWSQSIDIQQLRVENGEYRGEPYRYVILRKTILYPQKTGELNIEPLTLSIAVDVPSERRDIFGSRIYKTVNKTVAADNKKINVKPLPAGKPANFTGAVGKFDFNVTADKDDLNAGESLQAKVEVRGNGNLKLFDLPELTAPSSLEMYDPERQENVNTNLNGMQGSIAETYTIVPTRKGKYPIPALSFSYFDPSTESYKTHASGELVINVEKGPLAGNEPSGFSGSNKQSLAIDGNQFRFIKLKTSLKPVNSDSFLGSLGFWSALILPLAAIPLFIMFGKKREQRANDVKGNRIRRADKLARRYLSEAKKNLGDQKEFYLALERSMHNYLKAKLRIQTGEMSKERISGLLHEKGVSDQTSSDFISLLESCEFARYTPASSDAMQQDYNQAVLVISTLDKQL, from the coding sequence ATGAAATTGAGGTATTTAATTTTAAGTTTTTTATTGTTTGCTTCCGGGCTTATTCAGGCCCAGGTAAGGTTTGAAGCAAAGGTGAGCAGAGAAAAGCTGGGAATTAATGAACGGCTTAGGGTAGATTTTGAAATGAATGAAGATGGGGACAACTTCAATCCGCCGTCATTTAATGATTTTACCGTTGTTGGTGGACCCAATCAGAAAATAAGCACCAGCATTCTTAACGGGAAAATGGCGTATTCAAAAACCTACAGTTTTTATCTTCAGCCTAAGAAAAGGGGTAGGCTCACCATAGGACAGGCAGAGATCGTTATCGATGATAAAACATATAAAACTTCGCCACTTTCTGTAGAAATTACAGCTGCGGTAGATAAACCTACCGATGGTGATAGCAGCGAGATGATCGCAGAAGATAATTTGCATCTGGTAGCCGAGGTTTCCAAGGCCAGTCCCTATTTAAATGAGGCGCTTACCGTTGTGTATAAGCTGTATGTGAGCCCGCGTGTGAGTGTAAGTAACTGGAGAGAATTAGACAGTCCTAAATACAATGATTTCTGGAGCCAGAGTATCGATATTCAACAGCTAAGGGTAGAAAACGGCGAATACAGGGGGGAACCTTATCGCTATGTCATTCTTAGAAAAACGATCCTCTATCCGCAGAAAACAGGCGAACTAAATATTGAACCACTTACACTTTCTATCGCCGTAGATGTGCCTAGTGAGCGAAGGGATATTTTTGGGAGCCGAATTTATAAAACGGTTAATAAGACCGTAGCTGCCGACAATAAAAAGATCAATGTAAAACCACTTCCAGCTGGAAAGCCTGCTAATTTTACGGGTGCTGTGGGAAAATTTGATTTTAATGTTACGGCGGATAAGGATGATTTGAATGCTGGTGAAAGTCTTCAGGCAAAAGTGGAAGTTCGTGGAAACGGAAATCTTAAGTTGTTTGATCTCCCTGAACTTACAGCGCCATCTTCTCTTGAAATGTATGATCCGGAAAGACAGGAGAACGTAAATACAAATCTGAACGGAATGCAGGGGAGTATTGCTGAAACCTATACCATTGTTCCCACACGAAAAGGTAAATATCCAATACCGGCTTTATCATTTTCTTATTTTGATCCTTCTACCGAGTCATACAAAACTCATGCATCAGGGGAGCTTGTGATCAATGTTGAAAAAGGACCGCTGGCAGGAAATGAGCCTTCGGGATTTTCAGGGTCCAATAAACAAAGCCTGGCTATTGACGGGAATCAGTTTAGGTTTATAAAATTAAAAACCAGTTTAAAACCCGTAAACAGTGATAGTTTCCTGGGGTCTTTAGGTTTCTGGAGCGCTTTAATCCTTCCACTTGCAGCAATCCCGCTTTTTATTATGTTTGGAAAAAAGCGAGAGCAAAGGGCTAATGATGTAAAGGGTAACAGAATTAGAAGAGCCGATAAACTCGCCAGAAGATACCTTTCAGAAGCGAAAAAGAACCTTGGTGATCAAAAAGAATTTTATCTCGCTTTAGAGCGTTCCATGCATAATTATTTAAAAGCGAAGTTAAGGATCCAGACCGGTGAAATGAGTAAAGAGCGAATTTCAGGTTTGCTACATGAAAAGGGGGTGAGCGATCAGACAAGCTCAGATTTTATTTCGTTGCTGGAAAGTTGTGAGTTTGCCAGATATACACCGGCATCTTCAGATGCCATGCAGCAGGATTATAACCAGGCAGTTCTTGTAATTTCAACACTTGATAAACAGTTATAG
- a CDS encoding tetratricopeptide repeat protein: protein MKIKKRYILFSGILILFGVSAVTAQEKPEKLKREADKYIAEAQESLAENDFASAEASYRKAISKDPSNLNAKYNMGNLYYTKEKSLNAEQRLKEAAEIGTTKEEKHRIFHNLGNSYMQQENYQEAVNAFKEALRNDPTDEETRYNLALAKKMLEKEKQDQDQNKDQNKQDDEKKDENKDQQDKDKKDGEGGEDDKQDQKPQDEGENEKDKKEGDQNEDKQKDKGDEKKENEGKGDKEKQQQPKPAQGQLSPQQIQSLLEAMNNEEKKVQDKINAEKAKGVKVKSEKDW from the coding sequence ATGAAGATTAAGAAACGATACATTCTATTTTCAGGGATTCTTATCCTTTTTGGGGTAAGTGCTGTTACTGCCCAGGAAAAACCTGAAAAGCTCAAAAGAGAGGCAGATAAATATATTGCAGAGGCCCAGGAGTCTTTAGCTGAAAATGATTTCGCGAGCGCCGAAGCCTCTTATAGAAAAGCAATTTCAAAGGATCCTTCAAACCTGAATGCGAAGTATAATATGGGAAACCTCTATTATACCAAAGAGAAATCTTTGAACGCTGAGCAACGTTTAAAAGAAGCTGCAGAGATCGGTACTACAAAAGAAGAAAAACATCGTATTTTTCATAATCTCGGGAATTCCTATATGCAGCAAGAAAATTATCAGGAAGCTGTGAATGCTTTTAAGGAAGCACTTCGTAATGACCCTACTGATGAGGAGACCAGGTATAATCTTGCTTTGGCCAAGAAAATGCTGGAGAAGGAGAAGCAAGATCAGGATCAAAATAAAGACCAGAACAAGCAGGACGACGAGAAAAAGGACGAAAATAAAGATCAGCAGGATAAAGACAAGAAGGACGGTGAAGGCGGAGAAGATGACAAACAGGATCAAAAGCCCCAGGATGAAGGAGAGAATGAAAAAGATAAAAAAGAGGGTGATCAAAATGAGGATAAGCAAAAAGATAAGGGAGATGAAAAGAAGGAGAATGAAGGAAAAGGCGATAAAGAAAAACAACAGCAGCCAAAACCTGCTCAGGGACAGCTTTCTCCTCAGCAAATTCAAAGTCTGCTAGAGGCTATGAATAATGAAGAAAAGAAGGTTCAGGATAAAATAAATGCTGAAAAAGCAAAAGGAGTAAAAGTAAAATCTGAAAAAGATTGGTAA